One segment of Rosa chinensis cultivar Old Blush chromosome 6, RchiOBHm-V2, whole genome shotgun sequence DNA contains the following:
- the LOC112170000 gene encoding protein SCARECROW 1, protein MKAEFEMVHGTVNMIQPHETNWINNSTSVNPFPKPVSDLSQWVEHITKQLIDDLPETATTTADTLHTAATSGDQYFIPPSHSGEFSPRKAPRKNYGDDTSADRADYDLQWGNELQLHAENNRRDRGLSKLDQHGLTLITLLFECAVAISVENPGEAHRMLLELTQMASPYGPSCAERVVAYFAKAMSSRVLNSWLGICSPLVNYKSIHGAFQVFNTISPFIKFAHFTSNQAILEAFHRRDRVHIIDLDIMQGLQWPALFHILATRMEGPPHVRMTGFGASSEVLLETGKQLSNFARRLGLSFEFHPITRKFGDHLDTSMVQVRRGETVAVHWLQHSLYDATGPDWRTMKLIEELSPRIVTLVEQDMSHNGGSFLDRFVGSLHYYSTMFDSLEAYLPSDNPNRHLVEHSLMYREINNILAVGGPARSGEDKFRHWRSELGASNSFMQVGMSGNSMAQAQLILNMFPPSNGYNLVQGDGTIRLGWKDTSLYVASAWTCSHASSR, encoded by the exons ATGAAAGCAGAATTTGAAATGGTTCATGGGACTGTGAATATGATCCAACCCCATGAAACTAATTGGATTAACAATTCGACCTCCGTTAATCCATTCCCAAAGCCTGTAAGCGATCTCTCTCAGTGGGTAGAGCACATAACGAAGCAACTCATCGATGACTTGCCGGAAACAGCCACCACCACCGCAGACACTTTGCACACTGCAGCAACATCCGGGGATCAGTACTTCATCCCACCGTCACATTCCGGAGAGTTTAGTCCGAGAAAAGCCCCCAGGAAAAACTACGGCGACGACACAAGTGCTGATCGTGCAGATTACGACTTGCAGTGGGGAAATGAGCTGCAACTCCATGCAGAAAACAACAGGAGAGATAGAGGGTTGAGTAAGCTTGACCAGCATGGCTTAACACTAATTACTCTTCTGTTCGAATGTGCGGTTGCAATCTCCGTGGAGAACCCCGGCGAGGCACATCGGATGCTACTCGAGCTCACCCAGATGGCCTCGCCGTATGGGCCATCCTGCGCGGAGCGCGTGGTGGCATATTTTGCCAAGGCCATGTCGAGTAGGGTTTTGAACTCGTGGCTAGGCATTTGCTCTCCTTTGGTCAACTACAAAAGCATTCATGGTGCTTTTCAAGTCTTTAACACTATCTCGCCTTTCATCAAATTCGCTCACTTCACCTCCAACCAAGCCATCCTCGAAGCCTTTCACCGCCGTGACAGGGTGCACATTATCGACCTCGATATCATGCAG GGTTTGCAATGGCCAGCCCTTTTTCACATCCTCGCCACACGCATGGAAGGGCCTCCACACGTACGAATGACCGGTTTCGGCGCCTCATCTGAGGTATTGCTCGAGACCGGAAAGCAACTTTCAAATTTTGCCAGGCGACTGGGCTTGTCATTTGAGTTTCATCCAATCACGAGGAAATTTGGTGACCACCTAGACACTTCAATGGTGCAAGTGCGGAGGGGAGAGACTGTAGCAGTGCATTGGCTACAGCACTCGCTCTACGATGCAACAGGACCCGACTGGAGAACAATGAAACTCATCGAAGAACTATCCCCGAGAATCGTCACATTGGTGGAGCAAGACATGTCGCACAACGGGGGCTCGTTTTTGGACCGTTTTGTCGGGTCTTTGCACTACTATTCAACTATGTTTGATTCTCTTGAAGCCTATTTGCCCAGTGATAACCCTAACAGGCATTTAGTTGAACACAGCTTGATGTATAGGGAAATCAACAACATATTGGCAGTAGGCGGGCCAGCAAGGAGCGGAGAAGACAAGTTTAGGCATTGGAGGAGTGAGCTCGGGGCTAGTAATAGCTTCATGCAAGTAGGTATGAGTGGAAATTCGATGGCTCAAGCGCAGTTGATATTGAACATGTTTCCTCCTAGTAATGGTTATAACCTTGTGCAAGGAGATGGGACGATTAGGCTTGGGTGGAAGGATACTAGTTTGTATGTTGCCTCAGCATGGACTTGTTCTCATGCTTCATCAAGATAA